The Camelina sativa cultivar DH55 chromosome 14, Cs, whole genome shotgun sequence genome includes a window with the following:
- the LOC104740638 gene encoding uncharacterized protein At1g01500-like, with the protein MEEPCETLDNGEAYQISRYHNFNQHSSRSLSPWLDLRVFYVRISNFLVEDSTPEVLIINHIPLDPDTVLEINGVRLGMYSEGGSSQLRRDRVDKKSEEATYVSTDNIRLTGSVKFEVYDKNELILSGTLEMSDCNGFTGESKNRWKMNCEAEITAGSGFLKEKSINGQDLSSPLPTIEVYVAGCFSRKPIILTKTLQLGLRKKQSRRLALDSIPEYETAEPQKDTSSVLDLQATEYANYKEDYEGDMYWRSECIDGEMSWFNAGVRVGVGIGLGVCVGLGIGVGLLVRTYQSTTRNFRRRLL; encoded by the exons ATGGAGGAGCCTTGTGAGACACTTGACAATGGTGAAGCCTATCAAATATCTAGATATCATAACTTTAACCAGCATAGCTCCAGAAGCTTATCACCCTGGTTGGATTTGAGAGTGTTCTATGTCCGGATAAGCAATTTCTTGGTGGAAGATTCGACCCCTGAAGTCCTCATCATCAATCACATTCCTTTGGATCCAGATACGGTTCTGGAGATTAACGGTGTTAGATTGGGAATGTACTCAGAAGGAGGTTCTTCACAGCTCAGGAGAGATCGAGTAGACAAGAAATCTGAAGAAGCTACTTATGTCAGCACAGATAATATCAGGTTAACTGGTAGTGTGAAGTTTGAGGTGTATGACAAAAATGAGCTAATCTTGTCTGGAACTCTTGAAATGTCTGATTGTAATGGGTTCACTGGGGAATCAAAGAATCGATGGAAGATGAATTGCGAGGCTGAGATCACTGCAGGGTCTGGTTTCCTTAAGGAGAAGAGCATAAATGGTCAAGACTTATCGTCTCCATTGCCAACTATTGAGGTCTATGTTGCTGGTTGCTTCTCAAGGAAACCCATCATCTTAACCAAGACTCTGCAACTTGGTTTGAGAAAGAAGCAGAGTAGAAGATTGGCATTAGATTCAATTCCTGAGTATGAAACTGCAGAGCCTCAGAAAGACACCTCCTCTGTACTTGATCTTCAG GCAACAGAGTATGCGAATTACAAAGAGGATTACGAAGGGGACATGTATTGGAGAAGTGAGTGCATAGATGGAGAGATGTCATGGTTTAATGCAGGTGTAAGGGTTGGTGTTGGGATTGGACTAGGTGTCTGTGTTGGTCTTGGGATTGGTGTAGGTCTTCTCGTTCGTACTTACCAATCAACTACCAGAAACTTCAGGAGGAGGCTTCTCTAG
- the LOC104743404 gene encoding putative FBD-associated F-box protein At5g56410, translated as MDKINTDDLLVKILSFLPTKVAVTTSILSKRWKFLWMRVPKLEYDDSETKRLRRLRSFIKRNLPLHSFPVLESLRLKFTTLPFQPEDIEQWVEVAVSLCVRELSIEYFSHYKAATLPDCLYTCKSLETLKLDDEVFVVVPNKVCLPSLKNLQLGGVRYCLDEDVQLLDVSHTVCFPSLKSLHLKEVIFFDKRSLRLLLANCPDLEELVLKLDEYDNMGLEAVPIILQSLKSLSISLDHIEDFPPYVVEIVAPSLKYIKLVDHCCNNSFLIKNMPKLEEAYVYANIFECEKFLGSFTSVKRLNLCLMLQPTEARNVDAICFNQLESLKICVCKPYWSVLLVRLLKGSPKLKALELYSHTFPLCFNSPLICWDQVTPVPECLLTSLETFKWTDLPQRQEAKDMIAYITKNSRRLKSEPFPGTWSPGSMTHARIIGNNVFLI; from the exons ATGGACAAGATCAATACTGATGACTTGCTGGTGAAGATATTATCATTTCTTCCAACAAAAGTTGCTGTGACCACTAGCATTTTGTCTAAACgatggaagtttctttggatGCGAGTGCCAAAACTTGAGTATGATGACAGTGAAACTAAACGTCTCCGGAGGTTGCGAAGTTTTATCAAGAGAAATCTGCCACTACACAGCTTTCCGGTCTTGGAAAGCTTGCGTCTCAAGTTTACTACTTTACCGTTTCAACCGGAAGATATCGAACAGTGGGTTGAAGTTGCAGTTTCTCTCTGTGTGCGGGAGCTTAGCATTGAGTATTTTTCTCATTACAAAGCTGCTACATTGCCAGATTGCTTGTACACCTGCAAATCGCTCGAGACCCTGAAACTTGATGATGAAGTTTTCGTGGTTGTTCCTAATAAGGTTTGTCTTCCATCTCTGAAAAACTTGCAACTAGGAGGAGTGAGATACTGCTTAGATGAAGATGTTCAACTACTCGATGTTTCTCACACGGTTTGTTTTCCTTCGTTGAAATCTTTGCACCTTAAAGAAGTAATCTTCTTCGATAAAAGATCTCTTCGATTGCTTCTTGCCAATTGCCCTGATCTTGAAGAATTGGTCTTAAAACTAGATGAATATGATAATATGGGACTGGAAGCTGTCCCCATCATTTTACAATCTCTGAAGAGTTTATCTATATCTTTAGATCATATTGAGGATTTTCCTCCCTACGTGGTTGAAATTGTCGCTCCTTCTTTGAAATACATCAAACTTGTTGATCACTGCTGCAACAATAGCTTCTTGATTAAGAATATGCCAAAGCTTGAAGAGGCATACGTCTATGCTAATATCTTTGAATGCGAGAAATTTCTCGGATCTTTCACATCCGTTAAGCGTCTAAACTTGTGCTTAATGCTCCAACCCACCGAG GCTAGGAATGTTGATGCAATTTGCTTCAATCAACTTGAAAGTCTTAAGATATGTGTTTGTAAACCATATTGGTCGGTTTTACTTGTCCGGTTGCTCAAAGGATCTCCTAAACTAAAAGCTCTTGAGCTCTACTCCCACACT TTCCCATTATGTTTTAATTCTCCACTGATTTGCTGGGATCAAGTGACACCCGTGCCTGAGTGTTTGCTGACGAGTCTCGAGACTTTCAAGTGGACAGACTTACCACAAAGACAAGAAGCGAAAGATATGATTGCGTATATCACCAAAAATTCTCGTCGCTTAAAGTCTGAACCGTTCCCCGGGACATGGTCTCCCGGTTCTATGACCCATGCCCGTATTATTGgaaataatgttttcttaatataa
- the LOC104740639 gene encoding probable methyltransferase PMT28 gives MMERKREMGIAHFARRIKQPRGIWVKMAFVVLLGLCFVFFWSFLSSSASTFNVQRESFDDIAEPVSARTKSAHQVSESSKLHERGKVEPGLKSKEGRKVGGSVHKHETKKKKEHAVSHPHKKKDSPKPVVVEEVVVKEDQEHGEAESDDSESNKEDGEEGTESDGSEGESDGNADDSSASVDEEVEEKNEEVTVNEISKKRKRKGPVFDPKAEYIWRLCNTRSKHNYMPCIDNDGLIGRLQSYRHRERSCPKKPVMCLVPLPHDGYDPPVSWPESKSKIVYKNVAHPKLAAYIKKHNWVNDSGEYLTFPQNQTAFNGNVLQYLEFIQEMVPDIEWGKNVRIVLDIGCSESSFVAALLDKDVLTVSLGLKDDLVDLAQVALERGFPTLVSSLASRRLPFPSGVFDTIHCAACGIHWHSHGGKLLLEMNRILRPNGYFILSSNNDKIEDDEAMTALTASICWNILAHKTEEASEMGVRIYQKPESNDIYELRRKKNPHLCKDNENPDAAWYVPMKTCIHDIPSAIEQHGAEWPEEWPKRLETYPEWLTSKEKAIEDANRWNAMVNKSYLTGLGIDWLHIRNVMDMTAIYGGFAASLVKQNVWVMNVVPVHSPDTLPFIYERGLLGIYHDWCESFGTYPRSYDLLHADHLFSRLKNRCKQPSSIVVEMDRLTRPGGWVVVRDKVEILEPLEEILRSLHWEIRMTYAQDKEGMLCAQKTLWRP, from the exons atgatggaGAGAAAACGAGAAATGGGGATTGCTCATTTCGCGCGTAGGATTAAACAGCCAAGAGGGATTTGGGTGAAGATGGCGTTTGTTGTTCTTTTGGGTCtctgcttcgtcttcttctggtCCTTCTTATCTTCCTCTGCTTCAACCTTCAATGTTCAGAGAGAGAGCTTCGACGACATAGCTGAACCAGTGTCAGCTCGCACCAAGTCAGCTCACCAGGTATCTGAATCTAGCAAGTTACACGAGAGAGGTAAAGTTGAACCTGGTTTGAAATCAAAAGAAGGGAGAAAAGTTGGTGGGTCTGTTCATAAACATgaaactaagaaaaagaaagagcaTGCTGTGTCTCATCCACATAAGAAGAAGGATTCGCCGAAGCCTGTGGTAGTAGAAGAAGTTGTTGTTAAGGAGGATCAAGAACATGGAGAGGCGGAATCTGACGACTCTGAGTCTAATaaggaagatggagaagaaggaactGAGTCTGATGGCAGTGAAGGGGAATCTGATGGAAATGCGGATGATTCAAGTGCTTCAGTTGatgaagaagtggaagagaagaaTGAGGAAGTAACCGTTAACGAGATAAGtaaaaagaggaagaggaaaggTCCGGTGTTTGATCCTAAAGCTGAGTATATCTGGAGATTGTGTAACACTAGGAGCAAGCACAATTACATGCCATGTATTGATAACGATGGTTTAATAGGGAGGCTTCAGAGTTATAGACATAGAGAGAGGAGTTGTCCCAAGAAACCAGTTATGTGTCTTGTTCCTCTACCACATGATGGCTATGATCCTCCTGTTTCATGGCCAGAGAGCAAATCTAAG ATAGTGTATAAGAACGTGGCGCATCCAAAGTTGGCTGCATATATTAAGAAGCACAATTGGGTGAATGACTCGGGTGAATACCTAACTTTTCCACAGAACCAGACTGCGTTCAACGGAAATGTTCTACAGTACCTTGAATTCATTCAAGAG ATGGTACCAGATATTGAATGGGGAAAGAATGTTCGTATAGTGTTGGACATTGGCTGTTCAGAGTCAAGTTTTGTGGCTGCATTGCTGGATAAGGATGTTTTGACAGTATCTCTAGGCTTAAAGGACGATCTAGTCGACTTAGCACAGGTGGCTCTTGAACGTGGGTTTCCTACTTTAGTCAGCTCTTTAGCAAGTAGAAGGCTTCCTTTTCCTAGTGGAGTCTTTGATACTATTCATTGTGCTGCTTGTGGAATCCACTGGCATTCCCATG GTGGTAAACTTCTTCTGGAGATGAACAGGATTTTAAGACCTAATGGATACTTCATTCTGTCAAGTAATAATGACAAGATTGAGGATGATGaag CGATGACCGCATTGACAGCTTCTATTTGTTGGAATATTCTTGCACACAAAACCGAAGAAGCAAGTGAAATGGGAGTGAGAATATATCAGAAACCAGAATCAAATGATATTTATGAActgagaaggaagaaaaatcCACATCTTTGCAAGGACAACGAAAACCCTGATGCAGCCTG GTATGTGCCGATGAAAACTTGTATACATGATATACCGTCGGCTATAGAACAGCATGGAGCAGAGTGGCCTGAAGAATGGCCAAAGAGACTTGAAACATACCCTGAGTGGTTAACTAGCAAAGAGAAAGCAATTGAAGATGCAAATCGTTGGAATGCTATGGTAAACAAATCTTACCTCACTGGATTAGGCATTGACTGGTTACATATCCGGAACGTGATGGACATGACAGCAATCTATGGCGG ATTTGCGGCGTCACTCGTTAAGCAAAATGTGTGGGTAATGAATGTAGTGCCTGTTCATTCACCAGACACACTTCCTTTCATATACGAAAGAGGCCTCCTCGGTATATACCATGATTGGTGTGAATCATTTGGAACATATCCAAGATCTTATGACCTTCTTCATGCTGATCATCTCTTTTCGCGGCTCAAAAACCG GTGTAAGCAACCGTCTTCAATCGTGGTGGAGATGGATAGGTTGACAAGGCCTGGAGGTTGGGTGGTTGTGCGTGACAAAGTGGAGATATTAGAGCCATTGGAAGAGATATTAAGAAGCTTGCATTGGGAGATTCGAATGACTTATGCTCAAGACAAAGAAGGAATGTTATGTGCCCAGAAGACATTGTGGCGTCCATga
- the LOC104740640 gene encoding 3-ketoacyl-CoA synthase 4-like, with protein MAGAGESRNTGGGGGSGDGSVGVQIRQTRRLPDFLQSVNLKYVKLGYHYLISNLLTLCLFPLAVVISVEASQMNPEDLKQLWIHLQYNLVSIIICSAVLVFGLTVYVMTRPRPVYLVDFSCYLPPDHLKAPYSRFMEHSRLTGDFDDSALEFQRKILERSGLGEDTYVPEAMHHVPARISMAAAREEAEQVMFGALDNLFANANVNPKDIGILVVNCSLFNPTPSLSAMIVNKYKLRGNIRSYNLGGMGCSAGVIAVDLAKDMLLVHRNTYAVVVSTENMTQNWYFGNKKSMLIPNCLFRVGGSAVLLSNKSRDKRRSKYRLVHVVRTHRGADDKAFRCVYQEQDDTGRTGVSLSKDLMAIAGETLKTNITTLGPLVLPISEQILFFMTLVVKKLFNGKVKPYIPDFKLAFEHFCIHAGGRAVIDELEKNLQLSPVHVEASRMTLHRFGNTSSSSIWYELAYIEAKGRMRRGNRVWQIAFGSGFKCNSAIWEALRHVKPSNNSPWEHCIDKYPVTLSY; from the coding sequence ATGGCCGGTGCCGGAGAATCACGAAACaccggcggtggtggtggcagTGGTGATGGTTCGGTTGGGGTACAGATCCGACAAACACGGAGGCTACCAGATTTTCTCCAGAGCGTGAATCTCAAGTATGTGAAATTGGGTTACCATTACCTAATCTCAAATCTCTTGACTCTCTGTTTATTCCCTCTCGCCGTTGTTATCTCCGTCGAAGCCTCTCAGATGAACCCAGAAGATCTCAAACAACTCTGGATCCATCTCCAATACAATCTGGTTAGTATCATCATCTGTTCCGCTGTTCTAGTCTTCGGGTTGACCGTCTATGTCATGACCCGACCTAGACCCGTTTACTTGGTTGACTTCTCCTGTTATCTCCCACCTGATCACCTCAAAGCTCCTTACTCTCGGTTCATGGAGCATTCTAGACTCACCGGAGATTTCGATGACTCTGCTCTCGAGTTCCAACGCAAGATCCTTGAGCGTTCTGGTTTAGGGGAAGACACTTATGTCCCTGAAGCTATGCATCATGTTCCAGCTAGGATTTCGATGGCTGCTGCTAGAGAAGAAGCTGAACAGGTCATGTTTGGTGCTTTAGATAACCTTTTCGCTAACGCTAATGTGAATCCAAAGGATATTGGAatccttgttgtgaattgtagTCTCTTTAACCCGACGCCTTCGTTGTCTGCGATGATTGTCAACAAGTATAAGCTTAGAGGTAACATTAGAAGCTACAACCTCGGAGGTATGGGTTGCAGTGCAGGAGTTATTGCGGTGGATCTTGCTAAAGACATGTTGTTGGTACACAGGAACACTTATGCGGTTGTTGTTTCTACTGAGAACATGACTCAGAACTGGTATTTCGGTAACAAGAAATCAATGTTGATACCGAATTGCTTGTTCCGAGTTGGTGGCTCCGCGGTTTTGCTGTCAAACAAGTCGAGAGACAAGAGACGGTCTAAGTACAGGCTTGTGCATGTTGTCAGGACTCACCGTGGGGCAGACGATAAAGCTTTCCGTTGCGTTTATCAAGAACAGGATGATACAGGAAGAACCGGGGTTTCTTTGTCGAAAGACCTAATGGCGATTGCAGGGGAGACTCTCAAAACCAATATCACAACACTAGGTCCTCTTGTTCTACCGATAAGCGAGCAGATCCTCTTCTTTATGACTCTAGTCGTGAAGAAGCTTTTTAACGGTAAAGTTAAACCGTATATCCCGGATTTCAAACTTGCTTTCGAGCATTTCTGTATCCATGCTGGTGGAAGAGCTGTGATCGATGAGTTAGAGAAGAATCTGCAGCTTTCACCTGTTCATGTTGAGGCTTCCAGGATGACGCTTCATCGATTTGGGAACACATCTTCGAGCTCCATTTGGTATGAATTGGCTTACATTGAAGCCAAGGGAAGGATGCGAAGAGGTAACCGTGTATGGCAAATTGCGTTTGGGAGTGGATTTAAATGTAACAGCGCCATTTGGGAAGCGTTAAGGCATGTGAAACCGTCTAACAACAGCCCTTGGGAACATTGTATTGACAAGTATCCGGTAACCTTAAGTTATTAG